The region GTTTGGGTAAAGTCTGCTCAGCTTAAGTTTTGTGATAAGACCAGGAAGTGTTTCTTTAGGATTATTTGTAAATTTAATGAAGACTGTGGCCAAATTCTCATCCACCCGTCATCGTGTTGgttgtttttaaaattttgatTTCTTTAATTTCTGTAAGTAGTGAGTTATGGAATGCCATAAAGGAGAACTTACTGCTCATCTCTCCACAGATTGCAGCTGTGATCAAATCACAGAAATAAAAAATGTGTTAATAATTTTTAAGATAGAATTATATAAATGTACTGAATGGACACTTGGCTTGCAGTAAGAAGGAGACACCTGAGGCTATGGTAAGCTCATGATTGTATTAATCAGCCGCACAATAACCAGAAAAAACATAGCAGCAGCACTGAGGGGTTAATGTGCTGCCAATGGTTGAAAGTGAAGACTCTCTGAGAACATCCACATGTAATTATAGAAGCTGTAGAACTATGGTGGTCTCCACAGGTGATCTGGTCTGGTTGAAAGTCGTCTGGCACAGACATCATTGACCTTGAATGGATCTTAATTTGCTAAACAACTGTACTAGAGACAAGGCCAAATGCAGTGAAGCCACCCATACATATTCAGTAATGGTCAGCCCAATGATTTGAGATAAGAGAAAGGAGTCAAATGCGCCTCTGCTAGCTAGAAAGAGCCAATGAGATTTTATATAGTTACTGCCTTAGTCATAACTGCCGTATTAATATTGCTTGGACTCTTGTTCCTCAGCAACAGATTTATGTAAAATGGAGTTTAGTCAGGTAGTTATTAGAGAAGACTGCTGGTCCAGCTCACACTTAGGCATCACTGACACGACTGGGATTGTCACTGATAGAACAcataccattacaggctatggggcTCTTCACATCTCCATTTTTTGCATTTATGTTGTGACGTCTCCATTTTTGATCAGTTTTGCAGGTTAAAACTTGCTTATTCAAGAGACAGGGTCTAAGACAAAAAAATGGACGACATGCGATTGATATAAGTGCAGTGTACTTTTACTATTTAGTGGTCAAAAAGCTTTGAATAATTTGTTGCATGAGCAAAACAGATGCCTCATCGATGGGAAATAGTGACACAAggacaaaaaatgaataaaaatcatATTGTGTTCTGATGAAAAACATGCAATATTTAATTATGATAAAACAGAATATCTGAATGTGTTTCCAGGAAATAGTTTGTCTGTGCAGGCAAGGCCCGCAGTGTATTACTGCAGCAGATAAGAGAGTCACATTCTACAACACATTGTCAGCATGGAATCTGATGTAGAGTCTGGATTTTTGGATCAATTCTCACAGATTTATTAGTTTAAATGAAGAAGAAATAATCTCAaatcaaatttgaaaaaaatatttaatttgtaAAAATTTTGTATGGATTTTAAAGTGAAATATTTATTTGCCTCATTCATTTCTAAACAATTCAGTGCAGATTTGATTTACTAATTTTCCAGAAGATTTTTCCAGATGTCCTGaaagaaaatcattaaaaaaatctGCCAATTACGGACTGTGTGTGCACAATATTAACCTATAACCAGATATATATCTAGAATGAAATATCCGATCTCAACCATAATGAGCGACCGTTGTCTGCGTGGTGGAAACAAGGGATTGTACTTTTTGACCAATGAACATTTATACTCGTTCTAAACACTGCAGCGTGCCCTGATTATCTACCGAGAAAATAGTTCTAAAgcttgaaaaacaaacaaaaaacaaacaataaacaaTTGACAATTAAGTTATTTCCATATAATAATTATGTCAGTTGGGACAAGACTCAACATATCTTGTAGGACAGTCAGTTTATGGCTATAAACACTGGATAAAAGACCTGAGCATGACAaatgtatatttatataaaaatatagGACCAGTTTCTCTTTTAGTGAAAGCAGCAGGAGGTCGGGAAGGTGAGATGTGACTGTAGGTGGCAGAATAAATTCAGAACTGAGAAAATTAGCATTTCAATAGCAACACAAACACTACTATGGTGGGCACCACCCTGATACCATTGTGGCACAACCAGCTCCTTTAACAGTCTAATAAAGAACAATTAGGTCTACAGGAATGTCCAACTTCTGGGAGACACCTTAATCTGTAAATCAATGGAGGTTTTTGACATCCAATTGGCCAATGAGGAGGAAAGGCAGAAATTTCAAGTAGCTACTTCCCTATAAAAGTTAGAAGTTCATGTGTGTTGTTGAATTATTCCTGAGAACATCTTTGTGGAGATAGGACCTCTGAGACTGAGCCAGAAAGCAACGTTACTCAACTTTTTTGGATCAGAAACCAGCTAATCATCAGCATCACCAAAATCCCCACCCGGGTAAGACTACTCTTCAATATTATATCTATTGGTGTTATTTGTGTTCAGGGTCTTCTTGCCATATGACCATTAAACAATTATTCCCCTTTGTAGTAACTTTAAACGTGACAAATTATAATTTTCATGTGGTTTAACGATGAAGTATATATAAACTCTCTAGATACAAACACCTTTGTATTACTGTAGAACTGTTTAGAATTATCCTTAATTTTGACTCTAAATACAATGTCTTTATAGAAAGATTGATGACAACCAATATGCCCACAAAGATACCTTTTCCAAGTGTTGTCAACCATCTTTCCTGAATGGGAACATCTTTCTTAATTATGGGTTTCTAAATTATGATGAAGCCCAATTATCACAAATGTCCACAGAAACAAAAAATATGTTAATTACATGATGTTTTAATAATCATATTCCTTATATTTTCCTATAGAGTTATACAGACTTTGCTTAGCAAAAAGTATCGACTTCCAGGCAGCAATGGCCACCTTCCATGTCTTGGAGATTCCGAATATTTCTGAATGCTTCAAAATCATCAAGGAGTTGGGCCAGGGGTCATATGGACAAGTTGTACTGGCACAGGTGAGATCAACAGGTATGTAAACAAGGCAAAAACAAAGATGGTCATTTACCTAAATTGGTTAAATAAACTGGTAAATTCTATATAAAAATGTGATATTGATTTTGGAAAATCCAGCTTATTCTTGTATCATGATCTGTAAAATTCCCATACATATAGGACTAAAATCATCCAAACCTCCCAAATTTGGTGGGGATTGATCAGTATGGTATGTGCATGGGGTGCAACCAACTATTAATGCCAGACACCATGTTGGGTTATAGAAAGATTGTATGAAAATGAAGAGGTCGGTTAAAATAGGTGTCGGGCAAATAAGCATTAGGTCAGTAGCTGTTGATCTTGATATTTCAAGCATTCAGCTGGCTCTACCACTGATATACAGACAAATGTTCATTTGTGTGGCCAACTTCACTCTTCATTCATAAAAACATCCATCCAAAATATCTATAGGCTGGCCCATTGATTATCTTTTTGCCACCTGATATCTCCTGTCAGATAAAGAGGTTAAAGTTCAGTCTCCCAATAGCTTTTTTTCTCATTGGAGATAACTGGCTGCCAAACATCTAACATCAGTTGTATTGTGGTATATACATTAATtcagtaaaataaatacatttaggaTTAATCTTATGTAAATCCAAAATGGCTCCAATTTAGCAAAGTCAAACTGCCTCAGACATGAGATTGAGGATTAGGAATTGATGTCCCCCAAAAATATCCCATTGCCTGTGATGATTCAGTGTTTGAACATAATGCTTCTATGTGAGATCTGGGAGGATATTATAAACCGTTTTTTGTTTGATCTTTTTTAGGAAAAGCAGTGGCTGCAAAATTAGTGAGGAAGGACAGAACTCTACTGAAAACCTTCCTGACAGAGTTTTGTTTTTCTATCACCTTATCTGAACACGCTCACATTATCACTACGTATCCAGTCTTTATTGGCACAAATGACCACTATGTCTTGAGTCAAGAGTTGGCAACAGCAGGCACCTTGCATCATATCATCCGGAGTGAGGTAAGTAAAGGAGGCTCCATATGATTTCCTACAATCTAACAATGCTTAATTTATGAAACACCAAAGGCTATTAATAAACATCAACAGTTGGGGAAAATATAGATACCCATGTCAATTAGCAAACTAATGTGTAAAGGTTTATTtggaaatacataaaaaaaattctATAGATGGAATAGGAGTCCATATTGTACCGTTTGATGTCACATGGCCATCACAGCGACAGTTTTATCCACTATTGATTCCACTGTCCCAACAACATCTTCAATGTTTGTTATTTTCAATTTGGATAAAGAACTGCACAAATAAATCTAAATATCATGATACTTATCTTTTTTCTACAGATTGGAATTCCTGAGGCTGCTGTGAAGAGGTGTGCAAGACAGATCTCTTCAGCTCTAGACTTTATGCATAGTAGAGGGTTGGTACACAGAGACCTGAAGCCGGACAACGTGCTGCTCATGGACGAAGACTGTAATCAAATCAAGCTGAGTGACTTTGGTTTGACGCAACCTGCAGGATACTATGTGTCGTCCATGTCACATATTGTCCCATACATGTCTCCAGAGTTGTGTGACTTGAAAGACGGAGAATACTTACTCTTGAGCCCTACTATAGATACCTGGGCTTTTGGTGTTCTTCTCTTTGTTGCCCTGACTGGATATTTCCCCTGGTTGGAAGCAACGGTATATGACTCCATGTACCAAGTCTACATCGACTGGAGACAATGTGCAGACTGCACTCCCCCACCTGCTTGTTGGAAGATGTTGTCCAGAGAAGCCATTTGTATGTTTAATAATCTTCTCTCCCAATGTCCCTCTTCTCGGCAGTCAGTTCTCTCCATCTTCAATTACTTTAATTTTCCCTGGAAAGTAAAGGTCTTTGAGTATGGCAGCTGAGGAAGATGTGATTCGTTCTCTAAGAGATATTTGGAAAACCTCCCTTATGAGTTCCTTCAGAAACTGTGTGCAAGTACAAGGAATTAGAACTGATGAAGGCAAAGGGGTGGTCACCAAATATTCATGTCATTTAGATTTGTTTTGCTCAataattttgtattttattaattgataaaaataaaagattaaaacTTCTATTTTTGTCAGCTTCTTGCTTGGCAACTGCCTTAAACTTTTCCACAATACTGTATATCCAACCATTTAAATATAACTTGGGCTATATTCCTCAATGATTTATTTAACTGATTTACAGCAGAAAGCTAAAAAGGAACCTTCTGGGGCCATCAAACAAATGGGAGAACATTGGTTCCCTGGGGGCTATAAATGGTTTCAAACATGCAAGTTGCTCCCGAAATTGATTATTTGCCTAATACAGCACAACTTCCATTATTACATAATATAACCCCAATTCCAAAACAATTGTGACTCTGCATAAAattccgtatatactcgagtataagccgagattttcagcccaaatttttgggctgaaagtacccctctcggcttatactcgagtcacggtctgtggcagggtcggcgggtgagggggagagggcgctgaggcatacttatgtagtcccggcgctcctgacgctccccctgcctgtcacactgtcttcgggtgccgcagctcttcccctgtacagcggtcacgtgggaccgctcattagagaaatgaatatggactccactcccataggggcggagccgcctattcatttctctaatcagcggtgccggtgaccgctgacagaggaagagctgcggcactggagaccagctgtccgggggaaggagctggacaatgggagcaggtaagtatcgcatattcacctgtccacgatccacacgccgctccatcttcccggcgtctctccgcactgactgttcaggtcagagggcgcaatgacgcatatagtgtgcgcgccgctctctgcctgatcagtcagtgcagagagacgccgggacgggacgctggggagctgcaagcaagaaaggggagtatgtgttttttttttattgcagcagcagcggcagcgttatatatggtacagatttatgtggagcatctatggggcaataatgaacagtgcagagcatatatggcacagctttatgtggagcatctatagggccataatgaacggtgcagagcattgtatatggggcacagctttatatggagcatctatggggccataatgaacggtgcagagcattctatatggcacagctatatatggataatatatggggcaataatcaatggtatggggcattatatatggcacagctttaaatggagcatctatggggcaataatgaatggtatggagcatctatttttatttttgaaattcaccggtatctgctgcattttccaccctaggcttatactcgagtcaataagttttcccagttttttgtggcaaaattaggggggtcggcttatactcgggtcggcttatactcgagtatatacggtatatgaaatTTACAAATCATTGCATCCTTGTTCGGTATATATTTACTTTACACCATAATATAGGACACAGTTCAGAAAGTGAACTTGGACTTGTTTTCATCTCATTTGAAAAAGTGAACGCATTTTTGAGATGTCACTGCCATCATTTTCTAAAAGTCGTGCCTGGGCCATGTCCACCATTGTGCAACATCCCCTCTACCTTTTTCACAAGTCTGTAAACATCTGAGAACTGAGGGGACAACTGCTGCCGCTTGGGGAAAAGATTATTCCATTCTTCAGTGATGTAGGAGGTTTCTTACTGCTCTACTGTCCCAGATCTTCTTTGCTGGATTTTTCATTTCATTATTTTGTGAATAAAACAAGTCTAAGGATTCCAACAAATTTCATTTTTGTGTACTTTTCACATTGTCCCAACTCTTTGGAATTGGTTATTGTAGATCATATACTTGTCTTACTCTGGGGACAACTTGTGTCTTTATTAGTGTAAAACTTGCCCTGTCTCTAGTGTGGTGAGAAGGAGGCAGACAACACATACGTGGTACAGAGCTGTCCGCGGGTCCAGAGTTATTGGGGTCAAATTGTTGGGCAAGAAAATACAGTAAATATACTGTAATATAAGAGTGGGACAGAAGTGAAGTTACAATTCTAAGCAAGATAATTTTACCACAAATGGATAAACACAATATTTGATATGAGTTTACGTCATGGTCAGAAAGGGGTTCCCGCAAAACGACTTAAACTTACGTCATGGCGATCATCCAGGTGCAGGAGCTATGCCCGCATATATATCGCAGCCGAGAGGCAGCTCAGCTTAAATGAAAGCCAAACCCTGACTGCGGTCATATCTAAGACTATTTATCCCCGGGACATTTATCCCTCTAAATATTGCGATAAATAGTAATCGCAGCTAGCCCAGGGAGACATGGAAAGCACCTTAATGTTGCTGGGGCAGCCTAAGGTTGCCATAATGTCCTCCAGGTCTGCCAGCGATGGTGGCCTGCTTTGTCCACACCAGTAGCATGGTGTAAGtggcttctgtcagtgcagcactgacaggtataatgcatcGCAATGCTGGTGCTGCATACCTGCGATCAAAGTGatataagtaaaaaaaacaaagggaagaaaaaaaagtagaaacaaataaagttaaaaaataaagCTTGAGCATACTACGCAAGCTCATATTTCTCAACCGTTAAACAGTCAGCACTCCATGACATATAAAGCCATATAGATCATGCAACAAAATATGCAGCAAATAGATCAAGAGTGTAATACACAAATTAGATAAAATACCAAATGTTTTAtttcaaaataaattaaaatagacACAACAAACCATTATAAAGACAGGGGTGCCTCAAACCATATAAACACATGGGGAGAGCAGCAGCAGTGATAGGACAAAATAAAGTTGGTATAAATACCCCATCTTGTAATATGTACAAATCTCCACCTTATGTGATCAGTTTATAAAGACACAAGTAGTCAGTGACTTGTATTCTGATTAGCATTTTAGGGATAAATCCCTCATATCTTCAGAGCTCTAAACACTATAATCTCTGACTAGTCAATGTTACAAGGGTAAGTCCCCATATCCTCTAAAAAGCAACTTATATATCAAAATATGAAAATGATTGCACTCAATTGTGTTAAAGCaggtcaatgtgaaatacatgaagtgggAATAGTTAAACGGCTTTTGAAATTTAGTAAAAAtacaaatgagacatttagcacaaaatttggccaaaaagtgtgagcccatcaaccatcgtcaaggtaatctcaaaaataCGATGGGCCCCTGACCtaactgcccagtgtgaacacttGCCTATGGCTAATAtccgactatgtaatatatacatatatagatgtcagtgagacACTCACACATTTATGTACCTGTGTGTATTTACTGTAAGTAATCTGtctattctatcctgttggctcttgtgcgtggcagatgaattgccggctttcatCTATCGCGTGTTATGAGTcacaaaggcatgcaggcatcttctccatgctgttcccatttagttttagcatttTCCCATCCATTTTAGCTTTTTTTCATGCCCACAGACCTGTTTATgaagtccagcagaaaaatatttggctttcccattgagaTGCATTGGATCCATTATTTGGTACAAATGCGCGGATATCATAAaatatttgtgccaattttccaaatatttcactattcactcatcactaataggcacCAAACCATTTTGGGCAGTACAATGTACTGGCACTACAatgacagatttgcaattttcgCATAAAATCCATTGCTGCTCGTTTCTGCAAAACATCTGTGGAGAGAAAAATCACTACAACTGTAGAAAaattcaaaatcatcactacacctgtacataaattcccagagggtgcaatttctaaaatggggtcacttgagatggaattctgctcttctggcacttggaGGCTCTGTATagagagt is a window of Ranitomeya variabilis isolate aRanVar5 chromosome 2, aRanVar5.hap1, whole genome shotgun sequence DNA encoding:
- the LOC143804052 gene encoding serine/threonine-protein kinase SBK1-like, with the translated sequence MTNVYLYKNMRPVSLLVKAAGGREEHLCGNSTSQTEPESNVTQLFWIRNQLIIITKIRPPSHTDCLAKCIDFKAAMAAFHILEILNISECFKVIKELGQGSYGQVLQAHERSTELCDLKDGEYLILSPTIDTWAFGVLLFVALTGYFPWLEATVPESLHRHTSRRKSYLENGGSRFAASDEEEFAGCQELGQDSTYLVGQSVYGYKHWIKDLSMTNVYLYKNIGPVSLLVKAAGGREELYRLCLAKSIDFQAAMATFHVLEIPNISECFKIIKELGQGSYGQVVLAQVRSTGKAVAAKLVRKDRTLLKTFLTEFCFSITLSEHAHIITTYPVFIGTNDHYVLSQELATAGTLHHIIRSEIGIPEAAVKRCARQISSALDFMHSRGLVHRDLKPDNVLLMDEDCNQIKLSDFGLTQPAGYYVSSMSHIVPYMSPELCDLKDGEYLLLSPTIDTWAFGVLLFVALTGYFPWLEATVYDSMYQVYIDWRQCADCTPPPACWKMLSREAICMFNNLLSQCPSSRQSVLSIFNYFNFPWKVKVFEYGS